The Armatimonadota bacterium genome includes the window CTCTCCACGCTCGTCTTTCATCATATAAGCCCCGGGCTTCGCCGGCACGTGGGCTAATTTCTTCTCTAGGTCTGCGTTCATCTTACTCTAACTGCCTTCAAAAGGGAACTTAGGGAGTCTTTTAGCAAAGTTAACAAAAACGAATGGCTTTCTTCTTCCCTACTGCGAGACGTTCAGCACACGTTTCAAGAACTGTCCGGTGTATGAAGCCTCGACTCTCGAAACTTCCTCCGGTGTTCCGCATGCAATCACCTGCCCGCCGTTCTCGCCGCCCTCAGGTCCAAGGTCAATGATGTAGTCCGCACTCTTGATTACATCGAGGTTGTGCTCGATTACGATTACAGTATTCCCAGCATCTACCAAGCGATTCAATACATCAAGTAGTTTTTGGATGTCCGCAAAGTGAAGGCCAGTCGTCGGCTCGTCTAGTATGTAGAGCGTCCGCCCTGTGCTTCTTTTAGAGAGCTCTGCGGCAAGTTTCACCCGCTGTGCCTCTCCGCCAGAAAGCGTTGTCGCTGGTTGCCCAAGCTTTATATAGTCCAACCCAACGTCGTGGATTGTCTGCAACCGCCGTGTAATCGAGGGGATGTTCTTGAAGAACTCGAGCGCAGTGCTGACAGTCATGTCCAAAACGTCGGCAATGTTCTTCCCCTTGTATCTTACCTCCAGCGTCTCCCTATTATACCGCTTCCCCTTGCATACTTCGCACGGCACATACACATCAGGAAGAAAGTGCATCTCTATTTTGATGATGCCATCGCCCCGACACGCCTCACACCTCCCGCCTTTTACGTTGAAGCTAAAGCGGCCCGGTTTGTAGCCCCTAACACGCGCGTCCGGAGTGCTTGCAAAAAGGTCGCGGATTAAATCAAACGCTCCGGTGTAAGTTGCAGGGTTTGAGCGCGGCGTTCTACCAATAGGAGACTGGTCTATATCAATTATCTTGTCAATGTGTTCAATTCCCGTAATCTCATCATGCTCGCCCCAAGAGCCGTGAGAGCCGTGCAACTGATACATAAGCCGCGGGTAGAGCGTTTCTTGAAGGAGCGTGCTCTTACCAGACCCGGACACGCCAGTGACGCAAATGAAAGTCCCCAGGGGAAATCTTACGTTAATATTCTTAAGATTGTGCTGCCGTGCACCTTTGATTTCAATGAACTCACCGCTCGGCTTCCTCCGCTTTCTAGGAACGGGAATCCTCTTGACGCCGCTGAGGTACTGCCCTGTAATTGAGTCCTTATGCTTGATAACGTCTTCCGGCGTGCCAGAAACGACAATCCACCCGCCTCGCTCGCCTGCGCCAGGCCCTATGTCAATTATGTGGTCCGCACTGCGGATGGTCTCCTCGTCGTGTTCAACCACGATGATTGTGTTGCCGAGGTCCCTCAGCTTGATAAGCGTGTCTATCAGCTTTCTATTGTCGCGCTGATGCAGTCCAATGCTCGGCTCATCGAGTATATAAATGACGCCCATCAGTCCAGAGCCAATCTGCGTCGCTAGACGAATCCTCTGCGCCTCTCCACCCGCCAACGTGGCGGCGGGACGGTCGAGCGTGAGGTAGTTGAGCCCGACGTTAATGAGAAAACCCAGCCTAGTCTTAATCTCCTTTATGACCTGCCGCGCGATTACGTATTCCCGCTCGCTAAGTTTTATCTCGTCGAAATAGCGATAGGCTTCCTCAACAGTAAGTGCGCTCACCTCCGATATGTTCATTCCGTTGATTGTTACCGCAAGGCTTTCCGGCTTAAGACGCAGTCCGTTGCACGAAGGACACTTCCGCGTAGACATGTATCTCTCGGTCTCCTCGCGCACAATCTGCGACGTCGTCTCTTTGTAACGTCGGTCCAGGATGTTTACAATCCCTTCGTACGTCGTTTCAAAGCGCCTTATCCGCCCATAACGGTTTCTGAACGTCACACAAACGGGGTGCTCAGTGCCGTAAAGAATTGCGTTGACTTGTTCATCGGTGAGCTCCCTTATGGGAGTCCGCGTGGAGAAGCCTAGAGCCTCAGCCAACCCAGAGAGCAAAGCCGGGTAATACTCGCTAACTGCCCTGCGGAGCGGTGCAATAGCGCCCTCCTCGATAGAAAGATTTTTGTCCGGTATGATAAGGTTTGGGTCAAGCTCCGTATGCGTTCCCAACCCGTGGCAGTCGGGGCAAGCGCCGTAGGGACTGTTGAACGAGAAGTTCCTTGGGGCAATCTCCCCAAGGCTAATCCCGCACTCGGTGCAGGCAAAATGTTCGGAGAAAAGCATCTCCTCGCCGTCAATGACGTCAATGCCAACCGTGCCCTGCCCCATCTTAAGCGCGGCCTCAACAGAATCTGCCAACCGCTTTTCAATCCCCGGCTTAACAATGAGACGGTCGACGACGACGTCTATCCAATGTTGCTTATACCTGTCAAGTTCGATGTCATCGGTTACTTCGTAGGTCTTCCCGTCCACACGAACGCGCACATAGCCTTCCTTTCGGATGTCCTCGAATACATGTCTGTACTCGCCCTTGCGGCCGCGAACCACGGGCGCTAGAACTTGTATCCTAGCGCCTTCAGGAAGAGCCATAATCGCGTCCGCCATTTGCTCAACCGTTTGTTGGGCGATC containing:
- the uvrA gene encoding excinuclease ABC subunit UvrA, with the protein product MATDSIIIRGAREHNLKNIDVEIPRDRFVVITGVSGSGKSSLAFDTIYAEGQRRYVESLSAYARQFLGQADKPDVDYIEGLSPAVSIDQKSTTKNPRSTVGTVTEIYDYLRLLFARIGKPHCPKCGREIAQQTVEQMADAIMALPEGARIQVLAPVVRGRKGEYRHVFEDIRKEGYVRVRVDGKTYEVTDDIELDRYKQHWIDVVVDRLIVKPGIEKRLADSVEAALKMGQGTVGIDVIDGEEMLFSEHFACTECGISLGEIAPRNFSFNSPYGACPDCHGLGTHTELDPNLIIPDKNLSIEEGAIAPLRRAVSEYYPALLSGLAEALGFSTRTPIRELTDEQVNAILYGTEHPVCVTFRNRYGRIRRFETTYEGIVNILDRRYKETTSQIVREETERYMSTRKCPSCNGLRLKPESLAVTINGMNISEVSALTVEEAYRYFDEIKLSEREYVIARQVIKEIKTRLGFLINVGLNYLTLDRPAATLAGGEAQRIRLATQIGSGLMGVIYILDEPSIGLHQRDNRKLIDTLIKLRDLGNTIIVVEHDEETIRSADHIIDIGPGAGERGGWIVVSGTPEDVIKHKDSITGQYLSGVKRIPVPRKRRKPSGEFIEIKGARQHNLKNINVRFPLGTFICVTGVSGSGKSTLLQETLYPRLMYQLHGSHGSWGEHDEITGIEHIDKIIDIDQSPIGRTPRSNPATYTGAFDLIRDLFASTPDARVRGYKPGRFSFNVKGGRCEACRGDGIIKIEMHFLPDVYVPCEVCKGKRYNRETLEVRYKGKNIADVLDMTVSTALEFFKNIPSITRRLQTIHDVGLDYIKLGQPATTLSGGEAQRVKLAAELSKRSTGRTLYILDEPTTGLHFADIQKLLDVLNRLVDAGNTVIVIEHNLDVIKSADYIIDLGPEGGENGGQVIACGTPEEVSRVEASYTGQFLKRVLNVSQ